From the genome of Nicotiana tabacum cultivar K326 chromosome 17, ASM71507v2, whole genome shotgun sequence:
AGATATGGGTGAGCTTAAAACTGGTAGAGGCTTGAATCAAGAACTTGATCTTTCAAGAGCTTGTGATACTCATTGGGGATCTCATtataaatcttttaaaaaaattattcttatGTTTGGCTCTATTCTTGATGTTCTTGAAGCACTTGTTGTTGATGCACGTTTGATGGATGACAGAGCCAAGACAATGGAATATATCAAAACTTGTCAAACATTTGAGGTTGCATTCATGTTGTATTTGATGGTAGATGTTTTAGCAATCACAAATAAGCTAAATAAATGCTTACAAAAAAAGGAGCAAGATATTGTAAATGCCATGCTACTTGTAGAAGTAGCAAAGAGAAGGTTGCAAAGTTTAAGAGAATATGATTGTGATTCACTTATTGAAAAAGTATCTACATTTAGTATCAAGTATGGCATTTTGATACCTAATTTTGATGAGCCATACGTTAACTCTTTAAGATCACGACGTAAATCTATCGATCATACTATTTTGCATCATTATCGTGTTGATGTATTTTGTAAGATTATTGATTGGCAAATTCAAGAACTCAATGGTCGTTTTGATGAAGTGACTACTAATTTGCTTCATAGAGTTGCTTATTTGAATCCAATTGACTCATTTTCTAGTTTTGACATCAAGAAGATCATGAAAATGGCTAAATTATATCCTGATGACTTTGATGAAGTTAGTATGGGTGCTCTTGAGAATCAACTTGCGACATACATTATTGATGTCCGTGATATTGATGAAAGGTTCTCCAATTTGAATGGACTTTGTGATCTTTCAAGAAAATTGGTTCAGACAAAGAAGAATTTAAACTTCCCTCTTGTATTATGCTTGGTgaaattttctttgcttttgccaGTTGTCACTGCATCGCTTGAAAGAGCTTTTTCAGCAATGAAGTTTATCAAGAATGACATGCGAAATCGAATGAATGATGAATTTTTGAGTGGTTGTTTGGTGCCTTATGTAGAAAAAGATGTATTTAGTACTATATCTAATGatgatattataaaaatatttcaagaaatgAAACCTCGTCGAGTACAATTGtaataatataatattgtttTGCTTTAG
Proteins encoded in this window:
- the LOC142171858 gene encoding uncharacterized protein LOC142171858, giving the protein MDEFRESEKERIEEALDMGELKTGRGLNQELDLSRACDTHWGSHYKSFKKIILMFGSILDVLEALVVDARLMDDRAKTMEYIKTCQTFEVAFMLYLMVDVLAITNKLNKCLQKKEQDIVNAMLLVEVAKRRLQSLREYDCDSLIEKVSTFSIKYGILIPNFDEPYVNSLRSRRKSIDHTILHHYRVDVFCKIIDWQIQELNGRFDEVTTNLLHRVAYLNPIDSFSSFDIKKIMKMAKLYPDDFDEVSMGALENQLATYIIDVRDIDERFSNLNGLCDLSRKLVQTKKNLNFPLVLCLVKFSLLLPVVTASLERAFSAMKFIKNDMRNRMNDEFLSGCLVPYVEKDVFSTISNDDIIKIFQEMKPRRVQL